One Streptomyces mobaraensis NBRC 13819 = DSM 40847 DNA segment encodes these proteins:
- a CDS encoding relaxase/mobilization nuclease domain-containing protein, whose product MIPRIHQQGSNTVGLLHYLYGKGTHEEHIDPHLVASFDGMAPDPGRDPSVTKRDLQHLLDQPLSLLDLDQRPDKHVWHCSVRAAPDDPILSDEQWGDIARRMVAATGIDPGEGAGCRWAAVRHADDHIHIIATLVREDGRRPNHHRSGKRAQAECRLIEKGLGLHQIAPGDGTAAKRATSAERHKAERTGRQRPAREELRETVRRAVAGAGSEEEFFDRLAAAGLLIRKRVVPSGDLLGYKVALPDDRNGEKEPVYYAGSTLAPDLSLPRIRERWTLPAEAAASADGSRPEQPVLPDVTGPAFARRRATAATWQALLIIDNGDDGAAAAQIAAAGEVLDALAKTSAAHTRAELREVAFVFERASRSHVKAVRGRDRALRQAARDLVRSGPALGRGEDGATTAMLIDMAFFFAIAAANWHAKKHHSQQAQAARQAAEHLRAAYQAAAGEPMAALGQRGRRMAPRVRQRQAGLLHQVLPELAERIRAEAGWPALAATLDDARRAGHDPAALLTDAARRRELDSAASISDVLVWRLRRSAHLSALPESPHDTPARGSRRQGLSAPTRQSPPSAVNDASRRR is encoded by the coding sequence TTGATCCCCCGGATCCACCAGCAGGGCAGCAACACCGTCGGGCTCCTGCACTACCTGTACGGCAAGGGCACCCACGAGGAGCACATCGACCCGCACCTGGTCGCTTCCTTCGACGGCATGGCCCCCGACCCCGGCCGCGACCCCTCGGTCACGAAGAGGGACCTCCAGCATCTCCTCGACCAGCCCCTGTCACTGCTCGACCTTGACCAGCGTCCCGACAAGCACGTCTGGCACTGCTCGGTGCGCGCCGCTCCAGACGACCCGATCCTGTCCGACGAGCAGTGGGGCGATATCGCCCGCCGTATGGTCGCTGCCACCGGTATCGACCCTGGCGAGGGGGCCGGCTGCCGCTGGGCAGCCGTCCGGCACGCCGACGACCACATCCACATCATCGCCACCCTCGTCCGCGAGGACGGCCGCCGCCCCAACCACCACCGCTCCGGCAAACGCGCCCAGGCCGAGTGCCGCCTGATCGAAAAGGGACTCGGCCTGCACCAGATCGCGCCCGGGGACGGCACCGCCGCCAAGCGGGCCACCAGCGCCGAGCGGCACAAGGCCGAACGCACGGGCAGGCAGCGTCCTGCACGCGAGGAGCTGCGGGAGACAGTACGGCGAGCGGTCGCCGGCGCCGGTAGCGAAGAAGAGTTCTTCGACCGGCTGGCCGCCGCCGGCCTGCTGATCCGCAAGCGCGTCGTGCCCTCCGGTGACCTGCTCGGTTACAAGGTCGCGCTGCCCGATGACCGCAACGGTGAGAAAGAGCCGGTGTACTACGCGGGCTCCACGCTCGCACCCGATCTGTCCCTGCCCCGCATCCGCGAACGCTGGACCCTGCCCGCGGAGGCCGCAGCCTCGGCGGACGGTTCGCGGCCGGAGCAGCCGGTCCTGCCGGACGTGACAGGTCCCGCGTTCGCGCGGCGCCGGGCCACCGCCGCTACCTGGCAGGCGCTGCTGATCATCGATAACGGTGACGACGGCGCGGCAGCGGCGCAGATCGCCGCTGCGGGCGAGGTCCTGGACGCGCTGGCCAAGACCTCCGCCGCCCATACACGCGCTGAACTCCGCGAGGTCGCCTTCGTGTTCGAGCGGGCGAGCCGTTCCCACGTGAAGGCTGTACGCGGGCGCGACCGTGCCCTGCGCCAGGCCGCTCGCGATCTCGTCCGCAGCGGGCCCGCCCTGGGCCGAGGGGAAGATGGCGCCACCACCGCCATGCTCATCGATATGGCGTTCTTCTTCGCCATCGCCGCGGCGAACTGGCACGCGAAGAAGCACCACAGCCAGCAGGCCCAGGCCGCCCGGCAAGCCGCCGAACACCTGCGCGCCGCTTACCAGGCCGCCGCAGGTGAGCCTATGGCCGCACTCGGCCAGCGGGGCCGCCGTATGGCCCCGCGTGTTCGGCAGCGGCAAGCCGGTCTTCTCCATCAGGTGCTGCCGGAGCTGGCCGAACGGATCCGGGCCGAGGCAGGGTGGCCCGCCCTGGCTGCTACCCTCGACGACGCCCGCAGAGCCGGCCACGACCCGGCCGCCCTGCTGACTGACGCTGCCCGACGGCGCGAACTCGACTCCGCAGCCTCCATCAGCGACGTCCTCGTCTGGCGGCTGCGACGCAGCGCGCACCTGTCCGCCCTGCCCGAAAGCCCCCACGACACACCCGCCCGAGGCAGTCGCCGCCAAGGGCTCTCTGCGCCCACCAGGCAGTCGCCCCCGAGCGCAGTGAACGACGCCAGCCGTCGGCGCTGA
- a CDS encoding aldo/keto reductase codes for MRGTDPRVVLGLHRSRHERRLLTAALDLGVTTLDTSTNYLGFRSHQVLGRTAGDLLPKFTVSTKVGYFPAADGAEHSLDPTRLISAVEKAAKDLGREPDVVFLHNPEHSLRKAGPQHRDLLAAACAVLDDAEEKGLCGAWGVASWDPSPLLSLVDVTVPRPSILMVRAGLLVGARTLNAADTLIDAWGLGGGEVWGMSPFGGSTSASVWDRLDPRLFLQDGGRLSRIQAAFRAAYHLPRVDSIAVGTDEPTHLGELVVALAGQVEERTVQEYRKLLRDRSRDQSA; via the coding sequence GTGCGCGGTACTGACCCCCGAGTTGTCCTCGGGCTACACCGGTCTCGTCACGAACGCCGGCTCCTGACCGCAGCGCTGGATCTGGGCGTCACCACGCTCGACACCAGCACCAACTACCTCGGCTTCCGCTCGCACCAGGTCCTGGGTCGGACAGCCGGTGATCTGCTGCCGAAGTTCACGGTCTCCACGAAGGTCGGCTACTTCCCGGCGGCCGACGGGGCGGAGCACTCCCTGGATCCCACGCGGCTGATCTCAGCCGTGGAAAAGGCGGCCAAGGACCTCGGGCGGGAGCCGGACGTAGTGTTCCTGCACAACCCGGAACACTCACTACGGAAAGCCGGCCCGCAGCACAGGGATCTGCTTGCAGCGGCATGCGCCGTCCTGGATGACGCCGAAGAGAAGGGGCTGTGCGGCGCCTGGGGGGTCGCGTCGTGGGATCCGTCCCCGCTGCTGAGTCTGGTTGACGTGACCGTGCCGAGGCCATCAATTCTCATGGTGCGCGCCGGTTTGCTGGTCGGCGCCAGGACGCTGAACGCGGCGGACACCCTCATCGATGCGTGGGGTCTGGGTGGTGGCGAGGTCTGGGGGATGAGCCCCTTTGGGGGCAGCACGAGTGCCTCGGTGTGGGACAGGCTGGACCCGCGCCTTTTCCTCCAGGACGGCGGCCGGCTCTCCCGCATTCAGGCAGCGTTCAGAGCTGCCTACCACCTCCCGCGGGTCGACTCCATCGCCGTGGGCACCGACGAGCCGACCCACCTGGGGGAACTCGTCGTAGCCCTGGCAGGCCAGGTGGAGGAGCGGACCGTCCAGGAGTATCGGAAGCTCCTCCGTGACCGCTCGCGTGATCAGTCCGCCTGA
- a CDS encoding JmjC domain-containing protein, whose translation MEHQLISAIETALGWSGAEELGKGFARGGLDDPALLSRLLTPNRLLDIAMRRSLNRPQFRCFQKGVEVHPAVYYTDSVSPRGQSIPMVNMRSLGNLLREGVTLILDQANVFDPTMEVACRALQWWSHERVQVNAYLTTNDAAGFPLHWDDHDVLIVQLAGEKEWEVRAASRKVPMYRDSDPNNTPSDEIIWSGVMRTGDVMHIPRGHWHQASRTGSGSGKSLHVTFGITKRTGASWLTWLADWSREHEIFRHDLDRWHGPDSAALTEAATALLGERSPADYLTAYEQETTLPRHVPFLDILGPLDAVVCTTHFPPRIQESGETVDVLASGKKLTLAAKALPALRLLLSGRPVVLEQAAAVVGAEVAEVAEILVEEELCAVLTPELSSGYTGLVTNAGS comes from the coding sequence ATGGAACATCAGTTGATCAGTGCGATCGAGACGGCACTCGGGTGGAGCGGAGCCGAGGAGCTGGGCAAGGGCTTCGCGCGGGGCGGTCTGGACGACCCCGCGCTCCTCTCCCGCCTCCTGACGCCCAACCGGCTGCTCGACATCGCCATGCGCAGGAGCCTGAACCGCCCGCAGTTCCGGTGCTTCCAGAAGGGTGTGGAGGTGCACCCGGCCGTCTACTACACCGACAGCGTCAGCCCTCGGGGCCAGAGCATCCCCATGGTCAACATGCGAAGCCTCGGAAACCTCCTGCGAGAAGGCGTGACGCTCATCCTCGACCAGGCCAACGTCTTCGACCCGACGATGGAGGTCGCGTGCCGGGCGTTGCAGTGGTGGTCCCATGAGCGCGTGCAGGTCAACGCGTACCTGACGACGAACGACGCCGCCGGCTTCCCCCTGCACTGGGACGACCACGACGTCTTGATCGTGCAGCTCGCGGGCGAGAAGGAGTGGGAGGTGCGCGCGGCTTCCCGCAAGGTCCCCATGTACCGGGACTCCGACCCCAACAACACCCCGAGCGACGAGATCATCTGGTCCGGCGTGATGCGGACCGGCGACGTCATGCACATCCCCCGAGGCCACTGGCACCAGGCGAGCAGGACCGGCAGCGGCTCGGGGAAGAGCCTCCACGTCACGTTCGGCATCACCAAACGCACCGGCGCAAGCTGGCTCACCTGGCTTGCCGACTGGAGCCGCGAGCACGAGATCTTCAGGCACGATCTGGACCGCTGGCACGGCCCCGACAGCGCGGCTCTGACCGAGGCCGCCACGGCACTGCTCGGCGAGCGCTCCCCGGCCGACTACCTGACCGCGTACGAGCAGGAGACAACCCTGCCCAGGCATGTGCCGTTCCTCGACATCCTCGGGCCGCTCGACGCCGTCGTGTGCACCACCCACTTCCCTCCCCGGATCCAGGAGAGCGGAGAGACCGTCGATGTTCTGGCCTCGGGGAAGAAGCTGACCCTCGCGGCCAAGGCCCTGCCGGCGCTGCGTCTGCTCCTGAGCGGTAGGCCGGTCGTGCTGGAACAGGCCGCGGCCGTCGTCGGGGCCGAGGTGGCAGAGGTCGCCGAGATCCTGGTGGAGGAGGAGCTGTGCGCGGTACTGACCCCCGAGTTGTCCTCGGGCTACACCGGTCTCGTCACGAACGCCGGCTCCTGA
- a CDS encoding ATP-binding protein yields the protein MPTLVHRFVLAGIESEVSPARRQIVDKVRAWGVPLGEETADAIRLVASELITNAVVHGAGPITVTLFNRPGRLVIDVLDGDPSVPRTGCAQADDENGRGLELVRLLAAHCTWEPAGPGKGMGRDGAAHGGGGEHWCRSARLIRDVGQAPGRSQARVAGFGSRVTGRHAARVARSPDRDVVFRPTRRDIDPVTGEPTAYALWDRHEWQAHGECWLWCGRDDVGVMWIGPVRSSGMHAALFACRACLYELDQRVLEANMRQDAAVLPMSGRSAWP from the coding sequence ATGCCCACGCTCGTCCATCGGTTCGTCCTCGCGGGTATCGAATCCGAGGTGTCCCCGGCTCGGCGCCAGATCGTCGACAAGGTACGCGCATGGGGTGTGCCGTTGGGCGAGGAGACTGCCGACGCCATCCGACTCGTCGCCTCGGAGCTCATCACCAACGCCGTGGTCCACGGGGCAGGGCCGATCACCGTCACCCTGTTCAACCGGCCCGGTCGCTTGGTGATCGATGTCCTGGATGGCGACCCGTCGGTTCCGCGGACCGGGTGTGCCCAAGCGGACGACGAGAACGGGCGCGGCCTGGAGCTGGTCCGGCTACTCGCGGCGCACTGTACCTGGGAGCCCGCCGGCCCCGGTAAGGGTATGGGCCGAGATGGCGCTGCCCATGGTGGCGGAGGCGAGCACTGGTGCCGGTCCGCGCGGCTTATTCGCGATGTGGGCCAAGCGCCGGGTCGGAGCCAAGCCCGAGTCGCTGGCTTTGGCAGTCGCGTGACGGGGAGGCACGCGGCACGAGTGGCCCGGTCTCCGGACCGAGATGTGGTCTTCCGCCCCACCCGGCGCGACATCGACCCCGTCACCGGGGAGCCGACGGCCTATGCGCTGTGGGACCGGCATGAGTGGCAGGCGCATGGCGAGTGCTGGCTGTGGTGTGGCCGTGACGACGTCGGGGTGATGTGGATCGGGCCCGTCCGGTCGAGCGGCATGCACGCGGCTCTCTTCGCGTGCCGCGCGTGCCTGTACGAACTGGACCAGCGCGTCCTGGAGGCGAACATGCGCCAGGACGCGGCCGTCCTGCCTATGAGTGGCCGTTCCGCGTGGCCGTAG
- a CDS encoding ATP-binding protein — MTATLTREPHRVGPLADRLNGILASRGIDLATAAVEEGHVEPVTALELADARIPARYRRALADHPKVTAWADEIARAGRPGPSGPGIAEGPSLLIAGPTGTGKTYQAYGAIRTLLGRGVRLRWEATTTADFHARLRPRAGHDAERELQTLARCPLLSLDDLGAAKASEWTEELTYRLINHRYEQVLPTLISTNLPIEQLRVTLGDRVASRLAEMTKRVILDGPDRRRRTAPAA; from the coding sequence CTGACCGCCACCCTCACCCGCGAGCCCCACCGGGTCGGCCCGCTCGCCGACCGGCTCAACGGCATCCTTGCCAGTCGCGGCATCGACCTCGCCACCGCCGCCGTCGAGGAAGGGCACGTCGAGCCCGTCACCGCGCTGGAACTCGCTGACGCGAGGATCCCCGCCCGCTACCGCCGAGCCCTGGCCGACCACCCGAAGGTCACCGCCTGGGCCGACGAGATCGCCCGCGCCGGACGCCCCGGTCCCAGCGGGCCGGGCATCGCCGAAGGCCCGTCGCTGCTGATCGCCGGCCCCACGGGCACGGGCAAGACGTACCAGGCGTACGGCGCCATCCGCACCCTGCTCGGCCGAGGGGTCCGTCTGCGCTGGGAAGCGACCACCACCGCCGACTTCCACGCGCGCCTGCGCCCGCGCGCCGGGCACGACGCCGAACGGGAGCTGCAGACCCTGGCGCGCTGCCCGCTGCTGTCCCTGGACGACCTCGGCGCGGCCAAGGCCAGCGAGTGGACCGAGGAGCTGACCTACCGGCTCATCAATCACCGGTACGAGCAAGTGCTCCCGACCCTCATCAGCACCAACCTTCCGATCGAGCAGCTGCGCGTCACCCTCGGTGACCGCGTCGCTTCCCGCCTCGCCGAGATGACGAAGCGCGTCATCCTCGACGGCCCCGACCGACGCCGCCGCACAGCGCCCGCCGCCTGA
- the istB gene encoding IS21-like element helper ATPase IstB — protein sequence MATPLRTVSGSHGDPLAEAIELTRRLKLPHIRRALTDLIPTAKAQRWDPAEVVRVLLAEEAAGRDAANLRTRRKRAGFPAGKTFGDWDETASSISRQVQDSLKTLEWISRKENLCVCGPSGTGKSHFTEALGQAAVEAGMTVAWFAVEDLGALVRRHRVDDSLARAMTRLIRSDLIIVDDIGLLPVSADAAEGFFRLVDAAYERRAMAVSSNLHPSGFDEIMPKTLATATVDRLLHHAHVVVTQGDSFRLTEATSGKGVRPMN from the coding sequence ATGGCCACCCCTCTTCGCACCGTCTCGGGTTCCCACGGCGACCCGCTCGCCGAGGCCATCGAACTGACCAGGCGCCTCAAACTCCCGCACATCCGCCGGGCGTTGACCGACCTGATCCCCACCGCCAAGGCCCAACGCTGGGACCCTGCCGAGGTGGTCCGTGTCCTGCTGGCCGAGGAAGCGGCCGGCCGGGATGCCGCGAACCTGCGGACCCGCCGCAAGAGGGCCGGGTTCCCCGCCGGGAAGACCTTCGGCGACTGGGACGAAACCGCGTCCTCCATATCCCGGCAGGTCCAGGACTCGCTGAAGACCCTGGAATGGATCTCCCGCAAGGAGAACCTCTGCGTCTGCGGGCCCTCGGGCACCGGGAAGAGCCACTTCACCGAGGCTCTCGGCCAGGCCGCGGTCGAGGCCGGGATGACGGTCGCCTGGTTCGCGGTCGAAGACCTCGGAGCCCTGGTCCGCCGGCACCGCGTTGACGACTCGCTCGCCCGGGCGATGACCCGGCTGATCCGCTCGGACCTCATCATCGTCGACGACATCGGCCTGCTGCCCGTCTCCGCGGACGCCGCCGAAGGCTTCTTCCGCCTGGTCGATGCCGCCTACGAACGACGTGCGATGGCCGTGAGTTCGAATCTTCATCCATCTGGATTCGACGAGATCATGCCCAAGACCCTCGCCACTGCGACCGTCGACCGGCTCCTCCACCACGCTCACGTCGTCGTGACGCAGGGTGACAGCTTCCGGCTCACCGAGGCCACCTCCGGAAAGGGGGTCAGGCCGATGAACTGA
- a CDS encoding helix-turn-helix domain-containing protein, with protein sequence MAARSLEIGPAGMLAARTIEILRTERGLGQRQPAARCTALGRPMSNTMLSRIELAKRRCDIDDLVAIAAALQVSPAALLQGPGAA encoded by the coding sequence ATGGCAGCACGATCTCTGGAAATAGGGCCCGCAGGAATGCTGGCTGCTCGCACCATCGAAATCCTTCGCACGGAACGCGGCCTTGGGCAGCGCCAACCCGCCGCGCGGTGTACCGCTTTGGGCCGTCCTATGTCCAACACGATGCTGTCCCGCATCGAACTCGCCAAGCGGCGATGCGATATCGACGACCTCGTCGCCATCGCCGCAGCCCTGCAAGTGTCACCCGCCGCCCTCCTCCAGGGGCCGGGTGCCGCCTGA
- a CDS encoding helix-turn-helix domain-containing protein — protein sequence MHRSTPAPVPHRPSDAPPPRLYRPEEIADTLGCSAWWVKDRARRHLIPHTRVGRAYRFTAEHLAEIIRLYEQRPAQPAPAAARATEPLSEPGTQTGSAQPRRPIVAPSTRLRARPPRRQQQYGTAA from the coding sequence TTGCACCGATCCACGCCCGCGCCCGTCCCCCACAGGCCGTCCGACGCCCCTCCGCCCCGCCTCTACCGCCCCGAGGAGATCGCCGACACCCTCGGATGCTCGGCCTGGTGGGTCAAGGACCGCGCACGACGGCACCTGATACCGCACACCCGGGTCGGCCGTGCCTACCGCTTCACCGCCGAGCATCTCGCCGAGATCATCCGCCTCTACGAGCAGCGGCCGGCCCAGCCCGCGCCGGCAGCCGCACGGGCGACCGAGCCGCTCTCCGAGCCCGGTACGCAGACCGGCTCCGCGCAACCTCGCCGCCCTATCGTTGCTCCGTCCACCCGGCTACGAGCCCGCCCGCCGCGTCGACAGCAGCAGTACGGCACTGCCGCCTGA